attatatggtaaatgttaaaatatatatttactaattataaaaacaaataattattttgaatcaaaaataaaaataaacacccGCACGGGtgtgcggatcaaaatctagtgataattaaaatgaattcaGTTGCTCGATTGGTGTGTACATAATAGGTGTTGGTGTCTCTCAGAAATTTTCACCTTTCTAAAACaataaatgtatttattgttacctattatattaattaatattttttcacaAACATTTAAATTGTAAAGGTATAAAGTGAACCCCACATGTCTGAAAGTAAACATTCGTGTTAACTGCTTTCATGTAAAATCAACCTCATTTTTATTTAGGGATCAATTAATAGACACTAATAATCAAGAACTAAATATATACGGACAAACAATGATATTAACTTTTTAGATGGAATATTAAATTTGTCATCTTCGGTTGGTATAAATTCCATGTGAACACTAGGGCTGGACAAAATATccgtaaattttgatttaattcgttatccgtttcgattggaaccgaaaaatccagatATCCATTACTCTAcgaagcaaagcaaatattaaaatgtaatatccgtaaaaaatgaagcaaatcacaaatactaatatttttaggaacggatatccgatccgattcgttacatacatatatatatatatatttaaagaattatgtatataagttttataaatattatattgtatataagtTTTATAGCATTTtctttactaaatttattaaattatttattagaatttttaaaagtaaataaattttaatttttgtaataaaatattattattttatattattttttgaatttttatttatttttgaatatttatttatttttacggaTCGAATCGGATATCCGGTCAAAAATCTTAAATTGCCAAATATCCGGAACACCGAATATCCGGATGGCTACGGATCGAATCGGATCGGATAATTGATTATACGGACAAAACGGATCGGATCACAAATACCTCCAAAACCCCGGATATCCGATTCGTGTCCACCCCTAGTGAACGCATTTCATTGCTAGCTTATGTTTTCGTGATGAATGTCTACTTTGACTATTTCAGTTTCCTAGTACGCTGAATTATATTAGAGACTTTGAAAAAAGACTACTTGCATCAGTTAAATTAACACTATCGTGAACCATTCTAGTTATGTACGCTGTACGCATATTAGATGAGAGACTAATTCTAAAACAGACAAAAAATGTGCCTATGCTTGCTACTTGCCAGGGAAGAGTTAGACATGGGCTGTTGAGCAGAAGGGAGAACAATGGCTTTTCAAAGTATCTCTATTATTAATAGAGAACTACTCATTAAAAAATACCcctaagttttctaacttatttacacttcTATGCcactgaaaattaaattaaactacatattttaatgcttgtcttttccagttaaattaatgagttttatttaatcaaatttaaacttaatgtcattaaataaacctatctattttaatgtttgtcttttacagttaaattaatgagtttttcttaatcaaatttaaacttaaaatcattaaatgaacctaaaaatacatcatatttaacgtagcttattacgtACGAGTACagcccaataatgaacttgaatgttatttttacgaaaacgtgaatcacttgacttatgtattatttaaaatatattaactacaatataacaaatgcatataacctacctatactttagtttgaaatgatcatgttcaagttttatatagtcaacttacatcatgcatcgatcgatgtacaatattcaaaccacctatagttttcgttttctttataggatgtatcaaccaaccaatcatcccattgatgttttaagctttataaaaaaacaaatcaataaatacaaactcaaaatccaatattttctattaatcaaaacataatatcttcaatgtagtatctttaatgtacctattaaatatagaaactgtaaccataattacattaattataagaatagatttgattccaaccaattgatctattacttcggtaattgatttgcttgcagaagaggaaacaataaatttaaaatttataagaatatatagatatagagattccaaccaattgcctatatttgcgtatgatttccgcataataagcttcaaattgaacattgaaaaagatagagagatttttttaatcttttaccgacacaaacttaaacaaaacgaagagttaaatgtaatttgtttttgttacacttcccgaaaaaaacggttacaacatgtgctttcataatatgactttttaacatattaatgttatggacatttaataattatcttgacgaaaaacaaagactataaataatttattattaataaaattatgaaattatttacaatttgatgactaattcatcgcccttttttatatgttaaatttttcatagaagtttaaaaatcattttattttctttaaacatgtataactaatttataatcttttatgtcgtactaagtcataatataatatttcttcaaatttgacattaataaccattgtttttatataccgtctacaattctctaattacgtctatttgttcaattttttatatgatatcaaatattcatcgtaaatagatggtttaagatgccaaaaaaattatttacttggtgaatataatacatcaaatattacaaatacattatttagttaaataaataaccaaaaaccaaaaattcaaacCTGCGAGGGTCTAGTagtatttaaattggttataaatatttctatataCATACATCACTGTGTGAGAATAAGCATTTACTTATTCTGTGCTTAAAAAGGTACTACGAAGACTAAGGTTTTTCCAGTTCtgtttttatcttctttttataCAAAACTAGATTCCGAAAATCTTGTTTGattattatttcttaaaatGGGGTTGTAAGAttctattaaattttatatattattcttaTATAATTAAGCTGAGTAAATTAAAGGAAATAGTAACGAATTCTCGGATATCAAGGAGAGCGACAGTGTgggtaaaacaaaaaacaacgAGTGGATTCGAactataaaagtaaataaaggAGAACGATGTTTACATGTGAATGTCTTGTTATGCAAGACCAGGTAACTAAGATTTAGTAGATAATGTGGTTGAAGTGACTAATAGGAGTAGTTGGTATTGATCTGTAGAGTTCTGCCGTCAAAATAGTTGTTTTCTTAAACTTGATTCAAAGTAGACAattgtataaaataataaaagctaactataaatatatattctattagTTTTTCATTCATTCTACTAAACTGAATGTAAGATTTCCAACTACTAAATAGTTTAGTCTAAGTTTTCTTAAGGACATCAATGAAAACGATTAGAATACAAACTCCATTccatataaatgaataaaatgaagaaataaCTATTTTTGTTATGAACTTCATAGTAGACGTAGCCTTCAATAAAAAACTTCATAGTAGACTAGTAGTAGATGTAAgattttcatttaatatttcaaaagttgaaaaagagagagtttaaTGGTTTATGTACAAAATGGCTTTTTAACTGAACACAGTAATTTTACTGCACCCAGaataaaagttaaattaaaagAAGAGTACGGAGGGGAGAGCTATATAGAGAATAGGTAGGGTCATAGCCTCGTAGGGCAGTCATGTAGGCTAAAAGGCATAGCATGTTTATGGACCGCCCAGGCTCCTCGGCTCCGGCCCTATGGTCCGTCTCGTTGTCTTTATGTCGCAGGCTTCTCTCTGCCACGTGCATTATTTTCTGTCCTCACATTTCAATCTTTAGGGCACACACAACATGCCAAACTGGACAAATTTAAAGCTTTCTCTGCATATACTTTCTTGTTTTTAGTGGGGTATATGACTAATGGAGAAATCTATGTATGTTTCTAACGCATCATTGCTTAATCATTGATGTATAATTTTTCCTGGAGGACCAAAACGAGTTTCTGATTCTCAAATTATACAGTTTTAGATACGTTTAATCTGtcacattaattatatatttcgaTTAGTGATTGTGAATATCGGGTTAATTTTCGACAACCGTTATTAAAAATACTAAGTATATATTTGGACCAAGTGCATGTTTAACCAGCAACGAAAAAGAAAACGGATATGGGTCTTGAGTCATGACAGAACCAATATAGGTCAAGATAAATAAGGCAAGTATTGAAGTTAGTTTGAAAAcctagtatataaatatatatctctatatccattctatattttactctaaaatagagtgaaaaaagaagtaatgaacaaaaaataaaaatattactctataaatgaaataatcttttattttttattcattgtttaatttctcactttattttggagtaaaatataGAGTGATGATAGAGATGCCCTTATGTCGAAAAGTAATTACTTCTTACTTACTTGgagaagattattttttttttccataaaatttatatcaagTAGAATTAAACCGAGGTCCgagtcttttatttattttaggtcTGAGTCTTGtaagctttaaatttttcatttgaCATAGTGAATTTGATGGAAAAGAGTTCGACTCTCCAGATCGTAAGGCTTAAAGAGCTGAACTGGATTATCAATCTGTTGTGCGTtctttatttacatattaataTTGAATTGTCTTTATTTACACATTAGTTTGAGTTGTAGGGAGGTTTAAACCTCACAAATTCATTGGTATACACAACAACAAGCAGATACggtaatctatattattaaaaaagaattacaaaataaaaatacccTTTAGTTTTACCACTTATTTACACTAAAATGCCACTAAGATATTTATTgaacttataattaataatgcttgtcttttcctaatttaaatattaGATTGAGTCATTTAATgtctttcctaatttaaatatatattttaatcgaATTTTTACCAAAATAGATTTTCCAATAAATTTCCTAATAGATTTCATAATAACATATAAATagttttcaatatttattagtaataaataataatgtaaaaaatcacacatcacaatcaatttatataatatataaataaataatctattgataaattattggtataatgttttcatatataaGTCCAAttagttataatttgatttgtttataTGATTTAATAGGCGATTCATATCACGAAATATAATTATTGAGAGTATTATGTAAaagttttatgttttgaaatgttatattaacaattatgtaatacatttaaatttacaaatatatattataccatttagtacaaaaaaatttcttaagtGAAAACAAATATTCAGACGGTCACGGGCCATGCTCTAGCAATAAACAATAACATTGCGGgatcatttttctttaaaaatttatttcaataaaaattataattccaaatatttttatatattttgtgaatttataaaatttattttatttgcttttAAGGGCGCTAAAATTTTGGACCTGGAAAGAATTATGACCCATCCCTATACTATTTTAATTAGGataattgaaatttatataagaatattttgttaaaaaaattaattttaaattttgttataactgcATAGTTTAGTTTTCGAtctaaatttatgaatataaggtACAACTTTATTTTGTGATATATGTTTGTGTTTGTGacgaataattaaaaatatatactacaaAATTTTATGGAGTAAAAGCAAATAAATATATGACTTTAAAAATCATGAAGTTATATGCAAAAATGGTAGAAAAAGACCATACATGTTGattatagtattattttgttCGAAAAAATCATAAACGTTTGAAAGtatgattaatattaaaaatatttaccattaacgatataaaaatcaaatttttacaTATGAAATGAATAAAAACATTTGCGCGGTTGTGCAGATAAAGGTTTAGTCACTATTAAAACTGTATATTTTCCATCGCATGGTGAAAGattatataacatattattctatgacttattcttgggttaaCCCCCTAGGGTGATTGGTGAACATCactaggattgtgttattttatactcaatatcttttataaaaggaaacaaaatattgtcaagttatattatgttttaaaattaaaaaggtaaaaaatagtaataattccaaaaaaaaatatttttaacgtcgtcagcaaaacactaaatcctaatccttaaaccctaatcccttgggtaaaccctaaatccttggataaatcataaactataaataaaaaacactaaacactaaaacattcaagggtttagagtttagaatttatggtttagggttttagtgtttagtgtttttgatttagagtctatgatttatccaagggtttatggtttacccaagagtttagggtttagggattaagatttagggtttagtgttttgctaacgaagttaaaaatatatatttttttaaattctttttttctgtaactattattttttttttatctttttattttgaaaacataatataacttacaatattttttttatttttctaaaagatatcaaatttgaaataatgaaatcctattggttggtgaacctagagttTCAACcaagggggtgaacccaagaatcctttgtatattaaaagagaagcattgtaataaatgcattcacactataatagacatGTGACagcctcacaatgatttgataataaatatgctaaaGCGTTcacaaatgtgttcacactatgtactttgcactttttttaatattaaatttacatacatggttccaataaaactctgaattttttggttcgaataaaaatatataacgaatcaaaagccaaactattttttatatattatttttattgtttacggataaagttgagcaaaatattcataaattttgattcgattcgttatccgttttgatatgaaccaaaaaatctggatatctgtaactctacgaaacaaatcagatactaaaatacaatatccaaaaaagaagTGAATcacaaatacaaatatttttaggaacatatatctaatttgATCTgctatatgcatatatatacatatatgtaaagaattatatatatatatgttatatattatactttatatcagttttacaatatttttatgaattcaatttattatattaggtactagaatttataaagttaaataatgttttatttttttaacaaaatgttattattaaattttttaattatttttaaaattttattttatttacagatcaaatcggatattctttaaaattctaaaacattttggatatccgagtcaccaaatatctaggtggctaaagatcgaatcgacacgaatgcttccaaatacccACATATTCGATCAGTGCCCACCCCTCAAAAACAATTTTCAAACTATAATTAGTATTAGCAATTAGCAAATGAATCATGTTGGGGAGCAGTACTCTAGTTTCTTTCCTCGTTTAACATATATCTTACACGAGACTACATGCCATAACCACATCTTAATCAATAATCATTAATCTATATTTAAATACAGATGTTACACGAGACTATATGCTTCTGATAGACATACACATTGACAATTTCTTTAGGATTAAAATCCAACCTAATCCTAGCATAATTTAATTTACATAGAAAAATCGACTTGGCCCTGGCCCTGACAAAGCTGGACCAAGTCCATATAAAGGCTCTGGACCACcacaatatctttttttttagaaaccaCCACCACAATATCTCTAAACCGGTATGAACAAACTAATTAACATTTCTTGAAACTATATGTAGGGCATGAGTAGTGAGACAAACATAAGGActggatcatcatcatcagtgaAGTGTGTCCCCACCCTTTAGATTTTATAACCTGAGCGGACGTAAATGTAAGCTGAAAGATCAATTTATGAGCTGGGTTTACTTTTTTCGTACTAGTGTTGTGGTGGAGAGGATCAAAACAAAAGGATAGGGACTAAGAAATATCTAACACAAAACAGAGCTACAGTGTGCATTGGACCACACTGTCTGTACGACATTAAAGAACTTTGAGTGtggtaaaaaataaacaaataccTGACTGCTGTCACATGGATTGATCCTGTTAAAATGTGTTTTCTCGAACTTTAAGCTGTTTTATGATTAAGAGTGTAACATTATATCCTACAAACACATAAACCGAGCAAAATAcaaaagcaagaagaagaaaaaagacttggaaaaaaattaataagcTCTTCTTATACTCTAGGTGTATGAACAATACTGTTTATTTCGAGAGCCAGTAGATGATTAGAAACAACGTACAAGCAGCAATCACAGCAGAGAGGATAAGTGTGTCCCGAGAACGTCTTCTTCTAATTGAACCTATAAATAGAGAATACAAAATTGCTAAATTTAGTGAGAGATAAGTTGAGAATATCATATAGAGGTTGAATAGAGAGATACCAAGTAAGCCACGAATCACTGGGAATTTGTCTCCGAGATTTTTAACTTTCCCTTGAACATCTGAAAACAGAGATCGTTGAGAGCCAAGAACTGCTCTTGTTGCTTGAGCTTGACCAATAACTTCATCAATCTGCAGCCAAATCATCATTAGATAATTAACAATATAACAAGGGCTATGAACAGAATATAAAACTAAGATTAGAGAAAGTATCTTACATGAGAAATACTTCCATGGATTGAAGCTCTCTCCCTTAAGACTTGCACACCTGGTGACATACTACCAGAAGCCTGCAGAAGCGAAAACAGATCCCAACTTCCTATCAAAAGGTGACCACAGAAGAATGTGTATTTCCTATCTTAAGAAGACTCAATTCTTTACCTTATATTCACTTATGTCATCCCTGACAGAACTCAAAAGCTCAGCATGTTCTCTCATGGAGtttatatttccttttatccTTCGAAACTCCTATGAATTAACATTGGAAAAACATTACAGGCGACAAGATAGGTCGCTATATAATTCATATTACTAAAAACGCATAAGCATCGCTAAGAAAAAGCCACACTAGTGCAAAAAAAAGAGGATTCTCCTTTTACCAAAAGATGGGACTCTCTAGTACTTAACCACAGATGCATGATGCGAAAACATAAGGGTTACAACAGTATCATCATGTATCCCACGTGCCACTATGTTTTATGCATCAACATTGCAAATATAGCCAAAAGGTATCAGCATATGCACATAACTGACAAAATTAGAAAATGAGAGAAGATGCAGGAGGAGAACCTGGGTGTATTCATGAAGTATATCTCTGTGCCTTGCAAGCTTTTGAGTAACAGAGGTTGTGGATGCAGCAGATGCAGCACATCTACTCATGGAATCGTTAATGTCCAACAGCTTCTCAAGCGAAGATTGGATCTCAATCTCCATGGACTTCCATGATCTTGGAGACCCGGCGTCAACATACCCTGAGAGACCAACACACACACATTTCAGCTAGAACATAATGTGATTCGATACACTACAAACAAGGCCGTTCAGCTAACGCGAAACAGAGTCAAATACATTAGGAAGATATATATCCGCTCTACATCACAGCCACTAAGAATTGATTCAGCAGAACCAAGACTGAGAGCAATCCATTATATCGAGAACTAATATGATCGATTCGATCCGTATATCACATTCAAAGAGTGGAGATCACAATCAGCGTAACAAGAGCATGAGTGAATGATCAAAAGCGGGATACGAAAGAAGGTAACCGAACCGCCTTGAGTGGATCTGGCGCCGAGTTTAGCGTAAGAGGAGAGCTTCACGTCGAGATCGCCTTCGATTTTGCGAGCTTCTCTCCGAAGCTCCTCCCAACCTGATTCCTGTAGATCCAAGCTCGATTCTGTCATCTCCACCGATCTTCTGATCGTGAGCCAATGCCAAGAGCCAGCATGTTAACTCGAAGCCTCTTACGCAAAACGAAGGATCCGAAAATGAAGTTGGAGTACCCAGACCCGGACTTGTAAATCTGAAATTCATACCAATTTCCAATGTTACTAATCCCACTCAAAACTATTAACTATTAACCATCAACGGCGATTAATCGAGAAAAacggttgacaaaaaaaaaaattcgagaaAAACAGGTGAGGTAACGAACTCGAATGGGCCTCCATATTATTGGGCTTCCACAAACAATTATGTACATGTataatgataaaattatattgaaaactTGGGTCGGCAgttagaaattttttattttaaatgaatttacatattataagcatttaaaaaaattgtaaattgaaaacgatattataaaaaaaaaaaaaaaatttgaagattatatttttatttttatttttaataaatatttttggactGAATTAAAATGAAAGTAATTTTCATTATTCTATGAAGAAATGCTAGAGAAATATGCTAAGGAAAAGCTTATATTATctaagccaaaacaaccttttgTTAGTGTGAGTAGCTTGGTCTGggtatgttttaattaaaatgtgatAGTTTTTTCCTAATGAAATTCATACTTCAACCTCCTTGCCACTCTTTAAATTGAATACggtttatcattattaaataaGTTTAGAATTTATTAGATAAATTTTACTATTAATTTAGAAGTTATTAATATTGTGGAAACTTGCGTTATGAattaacaataaattaaatgataatattgcATGGACGTTTTTTATAGAATCTATGCtcgtatatataataaatagctTATGCTGCAGATGCATGTAATTatcttgaaaaatatatttttgcattgGTGTATTAATACTTTGAAATAAAACTGTTTATCGTACAAAGGGAAtcgttcaaaattttcaaatatcagAGTGTGCGTTTATTCAAATagctaatatataataatatgtttgcgctattatatgaaaaaaaaaaaagttaggagCACTATTTATCGTGAAAGCAAATTATTATtcctatgttttgtttttgctaaaacattattcatatgttAAATGCTCAGTATATGTATATCAAATTAGTAAATTCAATTTTGCGTtcactatataatattatacattttatatgtaCGTTCACTGATATACTATAAACCTATTGGTTCATCTAGggtctttatatatatatatatattgtattttcaaTATTAGTATGCCTTGCTATTAAGAGAAGACATGAAATGTATGTGCGTATTAATTAAGCTGAATAatgtttataagtttttttttttttttgctaacattTGGAATAATGTTTATAAGTTATCGTagaatatctatatatataaaagataaccTTTTAGTTACACTTGAAATGTGGATGTTTTTGTTTAACAGACATGAAATAGCTGCTAAGATTCGTGCTAATGAGTTAGTGAGAAGGGGAACAGAGTTCTTGCGCCATAATCTCATTTCCTCCCCACATCAAATCTGATCCTTGATGCTCCGGGATTTTTCTCTCTCGGATCATTCCATAGTTAGCTTGCAAAGAGAAATAGAGTAAGTTTTGCAAATACAGCCCTGAGAAAACCAACAAAACCAATGTAAGAAACAGAGCAAGTTTTGCAAAGAGAAATGACCAACAATGAAACTTCCCGCCATATAAATTCATGCTCATCTACACAAACCCTAAATTTCAGGATCAAAGTTTTTCTTAAGATTAATCTATGCCTTGCATACATATGTGTAACATTAAAATTGGCTGAAGTGTAAGAATCGAAAATTGGAACTTAAAACTAAAAGCTTAAAACAACTCTTCCTAAAATAATGACCAAAACTTTCATGTCAAATCCAATCACCAAGTGCATAAACCATCAAGACTTTCTTTTCCACTGCTTTGTGAACTTCGTATACtcaaagaaaacaaatgaaaaaccACCCGAATCACCAGTACTACGACAAACAACACGcatcaaagaagaaaaacagt
The window above is part of the Brassica napus cultivar Da-Ae chromosome C3, Da-Ae, whole genome shotgun sequence genome. Proteins encoded here:
- the LOC106429599 gene encoding Golgi SNAP receptor complex member 1-2, which gives rise to MTESSLDLQESGWEELRREARKIEGDLDVKLSSYAKLGARSTQGGYVDAGSPRSWKSMEIEIQSSLEKLLDINDSMSRCAASAASTTSVTQKLARHRDILHEYTQEFRRIKGNINSMREHAELLSSVRDDISEYKASGSMSPGVQVLRERASIHGSISHIDEVIGQAQATRAVLGSQRSLFSDVQGKVKNLGDKFPVIRGLLGSIRRRRSRDTLILSAVIAACTLFLIIYWLSK